CGGATATTCACCGAGCGACTCGTCTGGCGAAAGCGCTCCCCCATTTGCTCAGCGATCGCCATGAAGCGATGGCGAAATAACTCGGCCAGCACAGGATCGTCCTGCTTCAACGCTGGCTTCTCAGCCTCTGATTTTTCAGCCTCTGAACCAGTGATCAGCCCATGCTCCAAGACCAAGGCGTCGACACGATCCACCCGCGCCGTCCAACCGTCCTCCACGACGACGCAACCCGTGGCCTCAGCGATCAGGGCAGGCCCCTCGATGCAGATCCCAACGGGCAACGTGTCCCGATCGAACAAGGCAACGCTCTGCCAACCCGTGCGCCGTAGATGCATAGGTACGCGCTGGGGCGTTCCATCCCAAGTTGATTGGCGAGCGGTGGCGTTCCTCTCTGGCGGTTGAAACTGTTGGGGGGCGACCACCTCCACATTGAGCATCTCCACAATCAACAATTGCTCAGAACGGATGCAGTAGCCAAAGCGCTGCTGATGCCTTTCCTGAAATGCCGTTATCAATGCAGATGGCTTCACCCCCTTCTCGAACGGCAGCATCAGGGTCTGCTCAGCACCGGGATAACGCAGCTCCAAAGACAGCCAAACCACGGCTTGGTTCTGGGAGCCATCCACTCCATCCCCCCGGTCGATCAACTGTTGAAGGGCTTTTTGCGTCAGCTCATCAACCCGCTGGAACAGCTCGACAAGCACCGCGTCCGAGAGCTCAGCTCCAAAATGGAGCTGCATCCGTCGACGTTGGCGGGCCTGTCCCATCCCGTAGGCAGACAACACGCCAGCCATGGGATGCAGCAATACCGAAGCGAGTCCAAGTTCCTCGGCCAGCCGGCAAGCATGCTGTCCACCGGCACCGCCATAGGCCACCAACACGCCGCCACGGATATCCTGCCCGCGATGCAGGGACACACGACGAATCGCGGCAGCCATTCGCTCGATCGCCAGCTGTAAAGCCCCCTCCGCCAGCTGCTCCGGGCGTTGGCCCAGATCGTTTGCTAACGCCCCAAACTGCTGTTGCACCACCCCAAGGTCGGGTGGTTGATCGCCCTGCTCACCAAACACGCTGGGGAAACGATGAAGCTGAAGCCTCCCCAGCAGCAAATTGGCATCGGTGATCGTGAGTGGCCCTCCCGCTCGATAGCAAGCGGGTCCAGGCCGAGCCCCCGCCGAGCGTGGTCCCACCCGCAAGCGATCGCCATCCTTCTGCAGCACCGACCCCCCACCAGCAGCAACCGTTTCAATCGGTAAGCGCGGCGCTAACAGTTGGAGGCCAGCGATGTCGGTTTGCTCCTGCACGAGACGCAAGGCCGCATCTTCAGCCGCCTCAACACAAAACACGTCCGTCGACGTTCCACCCATATCGAACCCCAAGACGGGCAATCGCTCAAAGCCGGAGGCCCGCGCCGCTGCGATCGCCCCCACCATCCCGGCAGCGGGGCCCGAAAGGATGGTGTCTTTAGCCATCAGGTCCTTGATGGATTGCAAGGCTCCACTGGAGGTCATCACCCGGACGGGCGTCGATGAGCCAAGCGCCGTTTGCACCTGTTGCAAATAACCATGCAGCAGCGGAGTTACAGCCGCCTCCACCAGCGCCGTCTGACCACGGGGCACCAGGCGTGGCTTGACGCTGACCTGATGGGAACACACCACCCTGGAGAAACCCACTGTCTTCAGTTCATTGGCGCACTGCAACTCATGGGCAGGATTGCGTTGGGCATGCAACAACGCCACCACCACATCCTCAAAACCATGGCCCCGAAGATCCGCAAGTCGGTTGCGTAAGTCGTCGTTCCAGAGGGCCGACTCCAACTCAGCGCCATGGGCATCCAAACGGCCTGGAAC
The DNA window shown above is from Synechococcus sp. CC9902 and carries:
- a CDS encoding hydantoinase B/oxoprolinase family protein; amino-acid sequence: MAAWRFWVDRGGTFTDLIGCDPNGILHIRKVLSEGVEGDPAVQAMRELMGIPSGEPIGAAQIESVRLGTTVATNALLERRGAPLVLLTNSGLADLLRIGDQHRADLFALVQSERPFLASEVVEVPGRLDAHGAELESALWNDDLRNRLADLRGHGFEDVVVALLHAQRNPAHELQCANELKTVGFSRVVCSHQVSVKPRLVPRGQTALVEAAVTPLLHGYLQQVQTALGSSTPVRVMTSSGALQSIKDLMAKDTILSGPAAGMVGAIAAARASGFERLPVLGFDMGGTSTDVFCVEAAEDAALRLVQEQTDIAGLQLLAPRLPIETVAAGGGSVLQKDGDRLRVGPRSAGARPGPACYRAGGPLTITDANLLLGRLQLHRFPSVFGEQGDQPPDLGVVQQQFGALANDLGQRPEQLAEGALQLAIERMAAAIRRVSLHRGQDIRGGVLVAYGGAGGQHACRLAEELGLASVLLHPMAGVLSAYGMGQARQRRRMQLHFGAELSDAVLVELFQRVDELTQKALQQLIDRGDGVDGSQNQAVVWLSLELRYPGAEQTLMLPFEKGVKPSALITAFQERHQQRFGYCIRSEQLLIVEMLNVEVVAPQQFQPPERNATARQSTWDGTPQRVPMHLRRTGWQSVALFDRDTLPVGICIEGPALIAEATGCVVVEDGWTARVDRVDALVLEHGLITGSEAEKSEAEKPALKQDDPVLAELFRHRFMAIAEQMGERFRQTSRSVNIRERLDFSCALFDSHGGLVANAPHIPVHLGSMGDSVRDLLEQVAAGAVLPLQPGDTLLSNDPFHGGTHLPDITAITPVFCGGVTPSFFVASRGHHADVGGISPGSMPSFSTSIDEEGLLLRNLLFVRDGAINISSWEASFRGMAIPPRNPQELLADLRAQVAANQAGIEGLQRLVEREGEAMVQQQMQGLQDHAADCVRRLISDLADTSHALQLDDGATLAVRIGVNRDPNNRDQQKLLLDFHGTSQQQPGNFNAPLSVTRAVVLYVIRCLLDDDIPLNEGCFAPLELRVPQGCLLNPEAPAAVVAGNVEVSQALCNLLFGAFGVLAAGQGTMNNLSFGNGRCQYYETVAGGGGAGEGFTGSIGLQSHMTNSRLTDPEVLEARYPVRLERFGIRSGSGGDGCWRGGDGLERTIRFLEPMSLSLISGSRRVAPFGLDGGLSGACGENQLIRADGTEERLPGSVQLELKAGEAIQMLTPGGGGYGASVQAGDRAD